One Agrobacterium vaccinii DNA window includes the following coding sequences:
- the tuf gene encoding elongation factor Tu, with protein sequence MAKSKFERNKPHVNIGTIGHVDHGKTSLTAAITKYFGEFKAYDQIDAAPEEKARGITISTAHVEYETPARHYAHVDCPGHADYVKNMITGAAQMDGAILVCSAADGPMPQTREHILLARQVGVPAIVVFLNKVDQVDDAELLELVELEVRELLSSYDFPGDDIPIVKGSALAALEDSDKKIGEDAIRELMAQVDAYIPTPERPIDQPFLMPIEDVFSISGRGTVVTGRVERGIVKVGEEVEIVGIKATSKTTVTGVEMFRKLLDQGQAGDNIGALVRGVQRDGVERGQILCKPGSVKPHKKFMAEAYILTKEEGGRHTPFFTNYRPQFYFRTTDVTGIVSLPEGTEMVMPGDNVTVEVELIVPIAMEEKLRFAIREGGRTVGAGIVASIVE encoded by the coding sequence ATGGCAAAGAGCAAGTTTGAGCGCAATAAGCCGCACGTCAACATTGGCACGATCGGTCACGTTGACCACGGCAAGACGTCGTTGACTGCTGCGATCACGAAGTACTTCGGCGAGTTCAAGGCGTACGACCAGATCGACGCTGCACCGGAAGAAAAGGCCCGCGGTATCACGATTTCGACGGCCCACGTTGAGTATGAGACACCTGCTCGTCACTACGCGCACGTCGACTGCCCCGGCCACGCCGATTACGTGAAGAACATGATCACCGGTGCTGCCCAGATGGACGGCGCGATCCTGGTTTGCTCGGCTGCTGACGGCCCAATGCCACAGACCCGCGAGCACATTCTGCTGGCTCGTCAGGTTGGCGTTCCTGCGATCGTTGTGTTCCTCAACAAGGTTGACCAGGTTGACGACGCAGAGCTGCTGGAACTTGTAGAACTGGAAGTTCGCGAACTTCTGTCGTCCTACGACTTCCCAGGCGACGATATTCCAATCGTCAAGGGTTCGGCTCTTGCTGCTCTTGAAGACAGCGACAAGAAGATCGGCGAAGACGCCATCCGTGAGCTGATGGCTCAGGTTGACGCCTACATCCCAACGCCTGAGCGTCCAATCGATCAGCCGTTCCTGATGCCAATCGAAGACGTGTTCTCGATTTCCGGCCGTGGTACGGTTGTGACGGGTCGCGTTGAGCGCGGTATCGTCAAGGTTGGCGAAGAAGTCGAAATCGTCGGCATCAAGGCAACATCGAAGACGACGGTTACCGGCGTTGAAATGTTCCGCAAGCTGCTCGATCAGGGCCAGGCTGGCGACAACATCGGTGCTCTCGTTCGTGGCGTACAGCGCGATGGCGTTGAGCGTGGTCAGATTCTTTGCAAGCCAGGCTCTGTCAAGCCGCACAAGAAGTTCATGGCTGAAGCCTACATCCTGACGAAGGAAGAAGGCGGCCGTCATACGCCGTTCTTCACGAACTACCGCCCACAGTTCTACTTCCGTACGACTGACGTGACCGGTATCGTTTCGCTTCCAGAAGGCACGGAAATGGTTATGCCAGGCGACAACGTCACCGTTGAAGTCGAACTGATCGTTCCGATCGCGATGGAAGAAAAGCTGCGCTTCGCGATCCGCGAAGGCGGCCGTACCGTCGGCGCCGGCATCGTCGCTTCGATCGTCGAGTAA